The following DNA comes from Sinorhizobium mexicanum.
CACTCGAGCTGAATATCCGGATTTTTCGAGGTGAAATCCTCCGTCAGCTTCTGCATCCGGATCATGTCGCCATTGTTCACGGTCGCAATGGTCAGGGTTTCTGCTTGGGCCAGACCCGCCAGAGCGACTGCCGAGCACGTGCCCAGCAGGAAAGTTCTCAAATTCATCGACTTCCTCCCAGAAGAAAATGAGCATTTGCCTTGCTCATGGGCAATTACTCACCCCTTGGCGCAAAATGTCAATGCGCATTCGTTGCTGCGACGCACCCGGAACCGTTAATGGGCTGTTTTAGCTATGGATTTTTTCAAGCGCGGCGGACAGAATGCCCCTCCGCAAGCTCGGGCTGCCGCTCTCGAAACTCGGTGTCACCTGAGTTTATCTCGCCTGAATCACGCGCCGAGCAGAAAGTCGGCAGTGGTCTCGTCGGTGATAAGGCCGTTGATGATGCGGCCCTTGAGCGCTGCGCGGAGCGCCTCGTATTTGCGCCTGCCCTTGGCAATGCCTATGACCGAAGCCCGATCGCGCGGGGGAAGCGGAATGGAAGCGACACGCTCGTTGATGCTGCCCGTCAGCAGATCACCCCCGTGATCGAACATCCAGCCGCAAATTTCCCCTGCGGCACCGGCGGCCGTCAACTGCGCCATTTCCTCGCGCGCCAGGAAGCCATCCTCGCAAAGCGGTGCGTCCGGCCCGAGTTCGCCCACGCCGACAAAGGCGGCATTGGCTTCCGCGCCGAGCTTGAGCGCGAGCTTGACGAGACTCTGGTTGTGAAGGACCTCGCGCTCCTCGGGCGACGAAACGAGCACCGGCAGCGGCATCGGGAAATGGCGCGCCTTGATCGTGTCCGCCATGCTGAAGATGACGTTGTAATAGGCGGCCGAGCCATCGAGCCTGATGTTGCCGGTCAGCGAGACGATGCGATGCTGCGGGCACTCCATCGAGGGCAACTGGTCGATCGTCGCCTTCAGCGTGCGCCCCGTGCCGATCGCCAGAACCACCGGGTCCGTCGATTTCAGCCAGCGTTCGATCTCGACCGCGCCGGCTTCGGCGATGCCGACCGTCGTCGAACTCGAACCCGGATCGCTCGGCACGACATCGACGTGCTTCAGCGCATATTTTTCCTTGAGCCGGGCGGCCGTCTCGAGGCAGGCAGCAATCGGATGATCGAGCCGAACCTTGATCAGCCGCTCGGCCATGGCCAGGGAAACGAGGCGCTGGGCCGACTGCCGCGAGATGCCCATGATCGAGGCAATCTCGTCCTGCGTCCGGCCGGCGACATAGTATAGCCAGCCAGCCCGGGCAGCATCGTCCAGCCTGTTATTGGTCTCCGGCCTGCGCGCCATGCGATTATCTCCTTCCCCCTTGATTTGCTGCCACTATTTGCCCTGCCCTGTCAAACAAACGTGCAGAGCGAATAGGATGCGTGAATAGAAAGCCCCGGTTCTCAGGGTGTCCGGCAAGTTTCCGAAGTAAACTTTTACCGTTTGATAAAAAAATAAAGCGTGTTACCGTTCCCTCATCCTGAGAAAACATTGGGAGCCAAAAATGGGAACGACGCAATCTGGGATCTTTGGCGGCCGACTGCCGCTCAAGGAATACGAAGCCAATTTCTCCGACCTTCATCCACCGCTCGACAAACACGAGGCTCTGGTCGCTTCCGACCGCTGTTACTTCTGTCACGATGCGCCGTGCATGACGGCCTGTCCCACCTCGATCGATATCCCGTTGTTCATCCGACAGATTGCAACGAGCAATCCGATCGGTTCGGCGAAGACGATTTTCGACCAGAACATTCTCGGCGGCATGTGCGCCCGCGTCTGTCCCACCGAAACGCTTTGCGAACAAGCCTGCGTCCGCAACACGGCGGAGGAGCGGCCGGTGGAGATCGGCAGGCTGCAGCGTTACGCGACCGACATCGCGATGAAGGAGAACAAGCAGTTCTACACGCGGGCCGCTTCGTCCGGTCGAAAGGTAGCGGTGGTCGGTGCCGGACCCGCGGGGCTCGCCTGCGCCCACCGGCTCGCGGTCAACGGCCACGACGTGGTGGTCTACGATGCGCGCGAGAAATCCGGCGGACTCAATGAATACGGCATCGCCGCCTACAAGTCGGTGGACGACTTCGCCCAGAAGGAGGTCGATTACGTCCTTTCGATCGGCGGTATCGAGGTGCGCCAGGGCCAGGCAATCGGCCGCGATTTCTCGCTTGCCGACCTGACCGAGCAATATGACGCCGTCTTCCTCGGCCTCGGCCTTGCCGGCGTCAACGCGCTCCGGATCGGAGACGAGAGTGCCGAAGGCGTCCAGGACGCCGTCGATTTCATCGCCGCACTCCGCCAGTCGAAGACCAAGGCGGACATCCCGGTCGGCCGGCGAGTCGTGGTGCTCGGCGGCGGTATGACCGCAATCGACGCGGCCGTCCAGTCGAAGCTCCTCGGCGCCGAGGAAGTGACGATCTGCTACCGCCGCGGCAAGGAGCACATGAACGCCTCCGAGTTCGAGCAGGATCTGGCAACCTCCAAAGGCGTCACCATTCGCCACTGGCTGCAGCCGAAGCGCATCGCGCTGAAGGACGGCAAGGTCGCCGGCATCGAGCTCGACTACACGACGCTCGATAACGGCAAGCTGACGACGACCGGCGAAACGGGTATCATCGCCGCCGACCAGATCTTCAAGGCCATCGGCCAGACTTTCGAGGCATCAGGTCTCGGCGCGCTTCAGATGGAGGGCGGACGCATCGTCACCGATGCCGAAGGCCGCACCTCGCTCGATAAGGTCTGGGCGGGCGGCGACTGCGTTCTCGGCGGCGAGGATCTGACGGTTTCCGCCGTCGCCATGGGGCGTGACGCCGCCGAATCGATCAACCGGGCCTTCGCCGCGGCTCAGCCGCTGGCGAGCGCCGTCGCGTAACAAGCGGAACAGGATCGAGAGGAAGAGAACAATGGCTGATCTTCGCAACAATTTCGTCGGCATCAAATCTCCGAACCCGTTCTGGCTCGCCTCGGCGCCGCCGACGGACAAGGCCTACAACGTCGAGCGGGCCTTCAAGGCCGGCTGGGGTGGCGTCGTCTGGAAGACGCTTGGCGAGGAAGGACCGCCCGTTGTCAACGTCAACGGGCCGCGCTACGGCGCGATCTGGGGCGCCGACCGGCGCCTACTGGGCTTGAACAACATCGAGCTCATCACCGACCGCGACCTATACGTGAACCTGCGCGAGATGAAGCAGGTGAAGATGAACTGGCCCGACCGGGCGCTGATCGCATCGATCATGGTGCCCTGTGAAGAGAACGCGTGGAAAGCGATCCTGCCACTGGTCGAGGAGACCGGGGCCGACGGCATAGAACTCAACTTCGGCTGTCCGCACGGCATGTCCGAGCGCGGCATGGGCTCGGCAGTCGGCCAGGTGCCGGAATATATCGAGATGGTCGTGCGCTGGTGCAAACAGTACACCCGCATGCCGGTGATCACCAAGCTGACGCCGAACATCACCGACATCCGCAAGCCCGCCCGCGCGGCCAAGGCCGGCGGCACCGACGCCGTGTCGCTGATCAACACGATCAACTCGATCACTTCGGTCAACCTCGACACGTTCTCGCCGGAGCCCTCGATCGACGGCCGGGGCAGCCACGGCGGCTATTGCGGGCCGGCGGTGAAGCCGATCGCGCTCAACATGGTCGCCGAAATCGCGCGCGATCCGGAGACCCACGGATTGCCGATTTCGGGCATCGGCGGCATCACCACCTGGCGCGACGCGGCCGAATTCCTGGCGCTCGGCGCCGGCAATGTCCAGGTCTGCACGGCGGCGATGACCTACGGCTTCAAGATCGTCCAGGAAATGATCTCCGGCCTCTCCGACTGGATGGACGCCAAGGGCCACCGCACGCTCGACGACATCTGCGGTCGGGCCGTGCCCAACGTCACCGACTGGCAGTATCTCAATCTCAACTACGTCGCCAAGGCGAAGATCGACCAGGATGCCTGCATCAAATGCGGTCGCTGTCACATCGCCTGCGAGGATACCTCGCACCAGGCGATCACCCAGTTCGTCAACGGCGTGCGCCATTTCGAGGTGATCGAGGAGGAATGCGTCGGCTGCAATCTCTGCGTCAACGTCTGCCCCGTCTCGAACTGCATCACGATGGAGCCGCTCGCGGTCGGCACTGTCGACAAACGCACCGGCAAGCCCGTTGATCCGAACTACGCCAACTGGACGACCCATCCGAACAACCCGATGGCACGGCAAGCCGCCGAGTGACATAAGGGTCGGTAACCTCAGAAGGCCGCCGGGAGAGAATACCGGCGGTCTTCGTATTCCTGGCATGTCAGAACTCGATCACCAGCTTTCCGAACGGGCCGCGATCGAGATGCGCCAGCGCCTCTCGGAACTCCGCGAAGGTGTATCGCTTGTCGATAACCGGCTTCAGGCGCAAGCGGTCGACCGCGCCGACGAAATCCTCAAGCGCCCGGCGATGTCCGACGCTGATGCCCTGCAGCACCGGGGATTTCAAAAGCAGCGGCGCCGCCGGCCCCGAAATTTCGAAGCCCTCCAACACGCCGATCACGGAAATGCGCCCGTCCGCGGCAACGGCTCTCAGCGACTGGCCAAGGCCGGCACCGCCGGCAATTTCCAGAATGTGGTCGGCGCCATGGTCTGCGGTCAGCTCATAGACCCGCTCGACCCAGTCCTCCGATTTGCGATTGATGCTGTGGTCGGCGCCTAGTGCCAACGCGCGCGAGAGTTTCTCTTTGCTCCCCGACGTGACGATCACCTCCGCGCCGTTCGCCTTGGCGATCTGCAGGCCGAAGAGAGCTACACCGCCTGTTCCCTGGACGACGACGCGATCGCCGGGCCTGACACGACCCTTCTCCACCAGCGCGAACCATGCGGTGAGGCCGGCGCATGGCAGCGTGCTCGCCTGGGCGGTGTCAAGGCTCTTCGGCGCGGCGACGAACCATCCTTCGGGGAACGCGACATATTCCGACATGACGCCCGGATGCACGCCGCCGAGTGTCGCGTAGGAAGGCGCCCTGCCGCTTCCCGGCCGTAGACCGTCGAGCCAGCCGGGGTGGAAGGTCGAGATGACGCGGTCGCCTGGTCTGAAACGCGTCACGCCTTTGCCCACGTCTTCGACGACGCCGCTCATGTCCGAAGCCGGCACGAAGGGGAAGGCGAGATCCAGCCCCATGCCGGTTTCAAGCATCAGCTTGTCGCGATAATTGAGCGACACG
Coding sequences within:
- a CDS encoding sugar-binding transcriptional regulator, with amino-acid sequence MARRPETNNRLDDAARAGWLYYVAGRTQDEIASIMGISRQSAQRLVSLAMAERLIKVRLDHPIAACLETAARLKEKYALKHVDVVPSDPGSSSTTVGIAEAGAVEIERWLKSTDPVVLAIGTGRTLKATIDQLPSMECPQHRIVSLTGNIRLDGSAAYYNVIFSMADTIKARHFPMPLPVLVSSPEEREVLHNQSLVKLALKLGAEANAAFVGVGELGPDAPLCEDGFLAREEMAQLTAAGAAGEICGWMFDHGGDLLTGSINERVASIPLPPRDRASVIGIAKGRRKYEALRAALKGRIINGLITDETTADFLLGA
- a CDS encoding NAD(P)-dependent oxidoreductase, yielding MGTTQSGIFGGRLPLKEYEANFSDLHPPLDKHEALVASDRCYFCHDAPCMTACPTSIDIPLFIRQIATSNPIGSAKTIFDQNILGGMCARVCPTETLCEQACVRNTAEERPVEIGRLQRYATDIAMKENKQFYTRAASSGRKVAVVGAGPAGLACAHRLAVNGHDVVVYDAREKSGGLNEYGIAAYKSVDDFAQKEVDYVLSIGGIEVRQGQAIGRDFSLADLTEQYDAVFLGLGLAGVNALRIGDESAEGVQDAVDFIAALRQSKTKADIPVGRRVVVLGGGMTAIDAAVQSKLLGAEEVTICYRRGKEHMNASEFEQDLATSKGVTIRHWLQPKRIALKDGKVAGIELDYTTLDNGKLTTTGETGIIAADQIFKAIGQTFEASGLGALQMEGGRIVTDAEGRTSLDKVWAGGDCVLGGEDLTVSAVAMGRDAAESINRAFAAAQPLASAVA
- the preA gene encoding NAD-dependent dihydropyrimidine dehydrogenase subunit PreA gives rise to the protein MADLRNNFVGIKSPNPFWLASAPPTDKAYNVERAFKAGWGGVVWKTLGEEGPPVVNVNGPRYGAIWGADRRLLGLNNIELITDRDLYVNLREMKQVKMNWPDRALIASIMVPCEENAWKAILPLVEETGADGIELNFGCPHGMSERGMGSAVGQVPEYIEMVVRWCKQYTRMPVITKLTPNITDIRKPARAAKAGGTDAVSLINTINSITSVNLDTFSPEPSIDGRGSHGGYCGPAVKPIALNMVAEIARDPETHGLPISGIGGITTWRDAAEFLALGAGNVQVCTAAMTYGFKIVQEMISGLSDWMDAKGHRTLDDICGRAVPNVTDWQYLNLNYVAKAKIDQDACIKCGRCHIACEDTSHQAITQFVNGVRHFEVIEEECVGCNLCVNVCPVSNCITMEPLAVGTVDKRTGKPVDPNYANWTTHPNNPMARQAAE
- a CDS encoding zinc-dependent alcohol dehydrogenase family protein, whose product is MTKWMREWSIDAIGPQNLKIAERPVPDIGDHDVLVRTTAVSLNYRDKLMLETGMGLDLAFPFVPASDMSGVVEDVGKGVTRFRPGDRVISTFHPGWLDGLRPGSGRAPSYATLGGVHPGVMSEYVAFPEGWFVAAPKSLDTAQASTLPCAGLTAWFALVEKGRVRPGDRVVVQGTGGVALFGLQIAKANGAEVIVTSGSKEKLSRALALGADHSINRKSEDWVERVYELTADHGADHILEIAGGAGLGQSLRAVAADGRISVIGVLEGFEISGPAAPLLLKSPVLQGISVGHRRALEDFVGAVDRLRLKPVIDKRYTFAEFREALAHLDRGPFGKLVIEF